The Falco biarmicus isolate bFalBia1 chromosome 20, bFalBia1.pri, whole genome shotgun sequence genome window below encodes:
- the LOC130141765 gene encoding signal peptide, CUB and EGF-like domain-containing protein 1 has protein sequence MGRGMTDAYTTPSGRAIAVVRSRGWGYYCPVQTAVPMPCPEGTLNTLEGALAPTACKLCPVGRYCRGDANWEPDGLCAAGYYCEGGATDAIPHGTPAFPLSGPCPPGHYCPEGTHFPVACPIGTLNNATGGTSPESCVPCYPGSFCASIGLSSPTGPCAEGFYCPANFSSISPTAFLCPKAR, from the exons ATGGGAAGAGGTATGACAGATGCCTACACCACTCCTTCTGGCCGAGCCATAGCAGTGGTTCGCTCCAGGGGTTGGG GTTACTATTGCCCCGTTCAGACTGCTGTCCCCATGCCATGCCCCGAGGGGACACTGAACACCTTGGAGGGGGCATTGGCCCCCACTGCCTGCAAGCTGTGCCCAGTGGGGAGGTACTGCAGAGGAGATGCTAACTGGGAACCTGATG GTCTGTGTGCAGCTGGGTACTACTGTGAAGGAGGAGCCACTGATGCCATTCCGCATGGGACACCTGCGTTCCCACTCAGTGGGCCCTGCCCACCAGGGCACTACTGTCCAGAGGGCACTCACTTCCCAGTTGCCTGCCCCATTGGGACCCTGAACAATGCCACAG GTGGTACCTCCCCAGAGAGCTGTGTGCCATGCTATCCTGGGTCTTTCTGTGCTAGCATTGGTTTGAGTTCTCCAACGGGACCTTGTGCTGAGGGCTTTTACTGCCCAGCAAACTTCAGCTCCATCAGCCCCACAGCATTCCTCTGCCCGAAG GCCAGGTGA